Sequence from the Lysobacter capsici genome:
CGAAATCGGTGATTTCGCCGCAAGCCGCCCGACGCCTAGCGGTTTTCCGCGCGCAATGCATGCCGCAGCGCGCAACGGCGCTTAACACGCGTTTGGGTATCATCCGCGCCATGACGCAGCGCCCCAGGCCCGGATCGAAGGCCGCGGGCGCTGCGGCTTTAGCCCGGCCCGGCTGACTCCGCACTGGAACGGAGCGACCGGACCCAGCCGTCTGAAGCTGACCAGCGCGCCCGGCACTGGATCCGGGACCGGAACGATTCGGACCTCATCCCCACCCGTGAGGACCCTCCCCGATGACCGTCGCCGCGACGTTCGAAATCGAATACCTGCAATACCTCGGTGCCGACGGTAAACCCGTCGCCGAGATCCCGGCCGCGTTCAAGGACGCCAACACGCTGCTGCCGCTGTTCAAGCAGATGCTGTTCGTGCGCACCTTCGATACCAAGGCCATCGCCCTGCAACGCACCGGCAAGCTCGGCACCTATGCCGCCTGCCTGGGCCACGAAGCCACCCATGTCGGCATCGGCGCATCGATGCAGCCCGACGACGTGTTCGCGCCGAGCTATCGCGAATACGGCGCCCAGTTCATGCGCGGCGTGCAACCGCGCGAAGTGCTGATGTACTGGGGCGGCGACGAACGCGGCAACGACTTCGCCGGTCCGCGCAAGGACTTCGCCTGGTCGGTGCCGATCTCCACGCAGTGCCTGCACGCGGCCGGCGCCGCGCTGGCGTTCAAGCTGCGCAAGGAACAAAACCTCGCGGTCGCCTGCTGCGGCGACGGCGGTTCGTCCAAGACCGACTTCTACGCCGCGCTCAATTCCGCCGGCGCGTACGAACTGCCGCTGATCCTGTGCGTGATCAACAACGGCTGGGCGATCTCGGTGCCGCGCAAGGCGCAGACCGGCGCCAAGACGCTCGCGCAGAAGGGCCTGGCCGGCGGTCTGCATTGCCTGCAGGTCGACGGCAACGACCTGATCGCCGTGCTCGAAGGCATGCGCCGCGCCGCCGAACTGGCGCGCAGCGGCGGCGGCGGCAGCGTGATCGAATTCCTGACCTACCGTCTGCACGACCACACCACCGCCGACGACGCGCGCCGCTACCGCGACGATGCCGAGGTCAAGGACGCGTGGACGCGCGATCCGATGCCGCGCCTGCGCACCTATCTCACCGATCAGGGCGTGTGGAACGAAGAACTCGAAAAAGCCTGGGCCGAAGAATGCGGCAAGAAGGTCGACATCGAGATCAACGCCTACCTGGAAACGCCGGTGCAGCCGGTGGAAGCCATGTTCGATTATCTGTACGGCGACATGCCCGCGGATCTGCAAGCGCAGCGCGCCGAAGTACTTGCTCTGGAGGGTCGTCGATGAACGTCGCGACGAAAGCCAACGTGGATACGAGTCAGCCGGTCGCCACGCCCGCCGCGATCACCCTGATCGAAGCGATCACTCAAGCGCTCGCTTACGAGATGCGCCACGACAGCACCGTGCTGGTGCTCGGCGAGGACGTCGGCGTCAACGGCGGCGTGTTCCGCGCCACCGCCGGCCTGCAGCAGATCTTCGGCAGCGAGCGCGTGCTCGACACGCCGCTGGACGAAACCACCATCGCCGGCCTCACCGTCGGCCTGGCCGCGCAGGGCATGAAGCCGGTGGCCGAAGCGCAGTTCGACGGCTTCGTCTATCCGATGCTCGATCACATCATCTGCCACGCCGCGCGTTTCCGGCACCGCACCCGCGGCCGCCTGACCTGCCCGATGGTGCTGCGGGTGCCGTGGGGCGGCGGTATCCGCGCGCCGGAACATCACAGCGAAGCCAACGAGTCGTTGTTCACCAACGTGCCGGGCCTGCGCGTGGTGCTGCCGTCCTCGCCCGCGCGCGCTTACGGCTTGTTGTTGGCCGCGATCCGCGATCCCGATCCGGTGATCTTCTACGAACCCAAGCGCATCTACCGCCAGTACAAGGAAGTGGTCGCCGACGACGGCGAAGCGCTGCCGCTGGACGTTTGTTATGTGCTGCGTGATGGCACCGACATCACCCTGGTCAGCTGGGGCGCGCAGGTCAAGGAAACCCTGGAAGCGGCCGAGAAACTGGCCGGCGAAGGGATCAGCTGCGAAGTGATCGACGTCGCCACGCTCAAGCCGCTGGACTTCGCCACCATCGCCGAATCGGTCGCCAAGACCGGCCGCTGCGTGATCGTGCACGAAGCCCCGCGCACCGCCGGCTTCGGCGCCGAGATCGCCGCGCGCCTGGCCGAGGAGTCGATGTACGACCTGCTCGCGCCGGTCGAACGGGTCACCGGCTACGACACCCACATCCCGCTGTTCCGCCTGGAAATGAAGTACCTGCCCAGCGTCGACAAGATCGTCGCGGCGGCCAAACGCGCGCTCGGCCATGGCTGAGATGCGCGCGCTCGTGGTCGCCGATTACCGCACCAGGTACCACGACCCCATCCGCTTCGACGCGGGTGAGATCGTGCACTTGGGCGAACGCGACCACGAGTGGCCCGCTTACGTGTGGACCCGCCTGGCCGACGAACGCGCCGGCTGGGCGCCGTGCGATCTGCTGCGCCCGCTCGACGCCGAGCGCGCCGAAACGCTGGCCAGCTACGACGCGCGCGAACTCGACGTGTCGGTCGGCCAGTCGCTGCGGCTGCACGACGAACTCGGCGGCTGGTGGTGGGCGCAACGCGAGGACGGCGCTCAGGGCTGGGTGCCCGCGCGCCATCTGCAAGTCATCCAGGACGATGCGTCGTGACGCCGCGTCCCAATTCCCTATTTCAGAGACGAACCCGTTTATGAGCGATACCAAGACCTTCCTGCTTCCCGACCTCGGCGAAGGCCTGCCGGACGCGACCATCGTCGAATGGGCGGTCAAGGTCGGCGACACCATCCGCCTCGACGACACCCTGGTGTCGATGGAGACCGCCAAGGCCGTGGTCGAAGTGCCCTCGCCCGTGTCGGGCAAGGTGCTCAAGCTGGCCGGCGCCGCCGGCGATATCGTCGTCACCGGCACCATGCTGGCCGAGTTCGAACTTGACCTCAGCCAGCCGCAGCGCGCCGACGGCCAGGACACCGGCCACAACCACGGCCACGCCGCGCCCGCGGCACCGGCGCCCGCCGCCGAAGCCGCGCCGGCCAAGCCGGCCGACGCCAAGCCCGCCGAAGCGGCCGAACGCGCCGACAGCGGCACCGTGGTCGGGGCGATGCAGTCCTCCGACGCGGTGCGCAGCGAACAGGCGGTCGCGGTCGGCGGGGTCAAGGCGATGCCGGCGGTGCGCGCGCTCGCGCGCAAGCTCGGCGTCGACCTGAGCCGCGTGCGCGCTACCGGCAACGATGGCGTGGTCACCAACGACGACGTCAAGCGCGCCGCCGCCGACGGTTCGGCCAAGGTCGGTTCGGCGCCGCCCGCCGCGGTCGCGGCGCCTGCCGTCGCGCGTGCACCCGTCGCCGAAGCGCCGGCCGCATCGCGCAGCACCCTGTCGCAGGCCGGCCGGCCGATGCGCACCCAGCCGCCGGGCGTGGCCGCGACCGGTCAACCTGAGCAGCTCAAGGGCGTGCGCCGCAACATGGCGCGGGTGATGGCCGACGCGCACAGCAAGGTCGTGCCGACCACCCTGGCCGACGACGCCGACATCCACGCCTGGGCGCCGGGCAACGACATCACCGGCCGCCTGGTCCGCGCCATCGTCGCCGCGTGCAAGGCGGTGCCGGCGCTCAACGCCTGGTTCGACGGCGACAAGCTCACCCGCACCCTGCATCCGCACGTCGACATCGGCATCGCGGTCGACACCGACGACGGCCTGTTCGTGCCGGCGCTGCGCAATGCCGACGTGCTCGACACCCGCGGCGTGCGCGAAGCGATCAACCGCCTGCGCGTGCAGGTCGAAGACCGCAGCATCCCGGCCTCGGAGCTGACCGGCTACACCATCTCGCTGTCGAACTTCGGCATGTTCGCCGGCCGCTACGCCACCCCGGTGGTGGTGCCGCCGACGGTCGCGATCGTCGCCGCCGGCAAGGGCCGTCACCAAATGACCCCGGTGATGGGCGGCTTCGAATCGCACAAGGTCATTCCTCTGTCGCTGACCTTCGACCACCGCGCCTGCACCGGCGGCGAAGCCGCGCGCTTCCTCAAGGCCATGATCGACGATCTGGCCCGCGCCAACTGATCGACCCGCGCGGCGCCGGTCCTTGCGGCCGGCGCCCGCCTCGCGACGGCCGCCTAGCCTTGCTGTCGCCAACCTGTCAAACCCGCCGATCCGCAACCGCGACTGCGCTCACGGTGGCCGCTTGGCGCCGGTCTAGGAATAAAAAATTCCCATAACAAACCGGTGACTAATACCGCTAGCGTCGCAAGGCGATCGCAGGCGACACGTCCGCCCTACCCGGCCGGCCGCGCGCGCAGCGATCGCCTACATCCATCTAGCGAGGAATCACCATGACTCATCCATCGCGCCGCGCGCTCGCGCTGGCGTCGTTCGCCGTTCTCGGCCTGGCCGCGACCGGCGCCCAGGCCGCGCCGAATTTCCAGATGCCGTTCGCCTGCGGCGACACCTGGGTCGCCAACACCTGGAACGGGCACAGCCCGGCCAATTCGGTCGACATGAACCGTCCGGCCGGCGGCGGTTCCACCGCGGGCTCGACCGTGGTCGCCTCGGCCGCGGGCGAGGTCACCGTGTCGACCTATTCCACCACCACCGGTTACGGCAACTACGTGGTGATCGATCACGGCGGCGGCTGGAAGACCCTGCACGCGCACCTGCAATCGCGCGCGGTGTCGGTCGGCGCCAAGGTCAAGCAAGGCCAGAAGATCGGCCTGGTCGGCAACACCAGCGCCAAGTACGAGCTCGCGCCGCACCTGCATTACGAACAGGTCTACAACGGCAGCGTGCAGAAGGCCAAGTGGAACGGCGTCGCGCTGCGCTACTTCGAAAAGAAGAACTACAAGAGCAAGAACAGCTGCGGCAGCAGCAGCGGCGGCGCCACCGGCGTCGTCGGCACCAGCGGCGCGGCCTTGAACGTGCGTTCCGGCGCGGGCACCAACTACAGCGTCGTCGACACCGTCGCCAACGGCAGCAACGTCAACATCCGCTGCCAGAAGACCGGCGAATCGATCAGCGGCACCTACGGCACCAGCGCGCTGTGGAACAACATCGGCGCCAGCGGCAGCAACCGCTACATCCCCGACGCGTACACCAAGACCGGTTCCGACGGCCGGGTCGCGCCCGACTGCTGATCCGCGCGCGCGGCCGCGGCATCGACAAGACGCGCAACGAAGAGCGCGTCGATCCGCACGCCGCGACGACATGCAACACGCAAGCAACGACGTAAACCTACCCACCGCCTCGGCACCCACGTACCCGGGGCCTCTCCGAGTCACCCCATCCATCGCTCAAGAGGTTACCGACATGCATCGTCCTATCAGCGCGCGCCGCGCACCGACCCCGCGCAGCCTGCTCGCCGGTTTCGCCGCCGCGGCCCTCGGCCTGCTCGCCGGCAACGCCAGCGCGGCCAAACCGAATTTCCAGATGCCGTTCGCCTGCAACCAGACCTGGTACGGCGACACCTACCCCGGCCACGGCCTGCGCTACGCCGTCGACCTCAACCACAAACCGCGCCCGCTCAGCGACGGCGATCTGGGTTCGCCCGTGGTCGCTTCGGCCGGCGGCAAGGCGACGACCTACAACCCGCATCCGGGCACCGGTTACGGCAAGCTGGTGGTGATCGATCACGGCGGCGGCTGGACCACCTGGTACGCGCACCTGGACAGCATCGCCATCGCCAACGGCGCCAGCGTCAATCAGGGCCAGAAGATCGGCACGCTCGGCAAGACCACGCGTCCGGGCAACAGCATCTCCGCGCATCTGCATTACGAACAGCGGCTCAACAACGACGATCAGAAAATCGTCTGGAACGGCTCGACCATCGTCTACGACCAATACGAAGTCGCCTACAAGAGCCGCAACAGCTGCGGCACCAGTCCGGGCGGCGTGACCGGCACGGTCAGGACCGCGGGCTCGCCGCTCAACGTACGCTCCGGGCCGGGCACGACCTATTCGATCGTCGGCTCACGCGCCAACGGCGCCAGCGTCAGCATCCGTTGCCAGAAGGCCGGCGAATCGGTCAGCGGCACTTACGGCACCAGCAATATCTGGAACAACATCGCGCCGACGGGAAGCAACCAATACATTCCCGATGCCTACACCTACACCGGCTCCGACGGCCGGGTCGCGCCGGATTGCTGATCGCGCCCGCAAGCAGAGGCGGCGTCGAAGCCGCCTCTGCCTGCATTCACGGCACGCCCCTGACTCCATCGCATTACCGGACCACGTCGCATGAAACCCATCCCACTCGGCTTCGCCTTGCTCGCCGCCGCGCTGTTCGGTGGCGTCGTCGGCAGCTTGATCACGCGCGCGGCGACCGCATCGTCGGCCGCGCCGCCAACACCGCCGGCATCGATCGCGGCGCGCGGCCACGCGCATGCGGCGCAGACGCGCGCGAACGGCGGCAATCACGCGCCCGACGGCTACGGCGCGACCGGCACGCCGCCCAACGATTCCGAACGCATGATCCAGCGCGCGCGCCGCGACCCGGCCTACCTGCGCGAACTGCTGCGCGACTACAGCTTCGAAACCGAACTCGACAAGCGCGGCGCCTTGCTCGCGGTGCTGCAGGCCGTGGCCAACGACGAGGTATTGCGAATGGCCCGGCAACTCGCCGACAGCGGCGACCCCGAGTCGCGCCGCAACGGACTGGACCTGCTCAAGGCGTTCTCGCTCGACCAGCCGCAGGTGCGCGAACTGCTGTCGCGCCAGCTGCAGGCCGAGCGCGATCCGGCCATGCTCAAGCAACTGGTCGACATGCTCGCGCCGACCGTGGTCGCCAGCGAAGACGCCGCGCCCTTGCTCGAGCGCCTGAGCGAACTGCGCCAGCATCCCGATCCGGCGGTGCGCGCGAGCGCGGTGGTGCAGTCGGTGCAGTGGAACAAGCACGCCGGCAACGAAGAGATCCTGCAACGCGCGATGCTCGATCCCGATCTGTCGGTGCGTCAGGCCGCGATCGCCGGCATCAACGCTTCCAGCACGCGTTCGGACCGGCTCAAGGACAGTCTGCTCGCGCTGGCCGCCGATCCGCAGACCGACGCCGAAACCCGCAACTCGGCCGTGTTCGCCTTGCAGAATTTCGCTATGAACCGCGGCGAATACGCGCTGTACCGCAAGGCCGCCGCGCAGGCCGTCGACGGCGACGGCCACGAGCGCGAGTACCCTGGGCGCTGAACGCATCCGCGAGCGGTTCGCGACGAAAGCCGGTGCGGCATCACCGCAAAAAATCGCAAACGAAATGCGACCGCCTCGACACCCGGACACTTCCGCATTCGCCGCCGACGCGGCAGTCTGTCGCTCGACCTGAGACAACGGAGCGACGACATGGCCCACCGCAGCCGCCTGGCCGGCTTCATCATCGATTGTCAGACCGGACAGATCGACCCCGCCGCCGATTTCTGGAGCGGCGCGCTCGGCCTGGCCCGCGGCGAAACCGACGAAGACGATGGCGACGGCGCGCAATACGCGCAGCTCGCCAATACCGCCGACGAGCTCTACGTCGCGGTGCAGAAAGTCTCGCATTCCTCGCGCGTGCATCTGGACATCGAAAGCGACGACATCGAAGCCGAAGCCGATCGCCTGGAAAAACTCGGCGCTACCCGGGTCGAATTCATCAAGCGCTGGTGGGTGATGCAGGCGCCGACCGGCCATCGCTTCTGCGTCGTGCAGATGAAGCATCCCGAGCGCGGACCGCCGCCGAATCAGTGGGACTAAACGCGAGCGCGTCGCGCGCTCAGCTGTCGTCGACCACCAGCCGATCGCGCCCCGACGCCTTCGCCCGGTACAAGGCCTGATCGGCGCGATCGAACACCTGCTCGGGCGCATCGCGTCCGGGCTCGCCGCCGGCTACGCCGATCGACACGGTCAGCGCGAACGGCAACGACGAACGCGCGACGCGCTGACGGATGCGTTCGCCGATTTCGCTGGCGGTGGCCAGACGCGTACCCGGCAGCACCACCAGGAATTCCTCGCCGCCGTAGCGCACCGCGATATCGTCCTCGCGTATCGATGCGGCCACCGCGTCGGCGACCGCGCGCAAGGCGCGATCGCCGAGCAGATGGCCGTGGCGATCGTTGACCTGCTTGAAGTGATCGACGTCGATCACCATCAGGGTATAGGCCGCGCGACCCAGGCGCTGCATCGCGTCCGGACTGTCCTGCAATTGCGCCAACGCACTGCGATTGAGCAGCCCGGTCAGCGCATCGTGGCTGGCGCTGTGCTGCAGCAGGTCGTGTCGACGCTGCAGATCGGCCTGCGCGCTTTCCAGTTGCTGAGCGAAGGCCTCGCGCTCGGACAACAGGCGGCGCTGCTCGATCGCATACCGGCGCAGTTCGAACAGATGCTGGATCTGTCGCGCCAACGCCGCCAGACCGTCGGCCTGCGCCGGCGACAACGCGCGCGGCTGGGTGTCGAGGACGCACAGGGTGCCCAGCGGATGGCCGTCGGGACTCATCAGGGCCGCGCCGGCGTAGAAGCGCAGCGCATGCCCGCCTTGCAGGCTCAGGCCGAGCGCGGCGAAACGCGGGTCCTGGGCGACGTCGCCGATCAACAGCAACTCATCGGGCCGCACCTGCCCGATCAGTTGGTTGCAGATCGAATGCGAGCGCGGCAGTTCCGCGGCGTCGACACCGTGCCGCGCCTTGAACCAGACCCGGTCGCGATCGATCAGCGCGATCGCCGCGCCGTGAGTACCGCACAAGGTCGCGGCAAGCCGGACCAGATCGTCGTAGGCCGACTCCGGCACGCTGTCGAGCAGGCCATAGGATTCCAGCGCGGATTGCCGGCCGTCGTCCGGCCCGTCGTCGCGCGGAGGCGGCGCCGAATCGGCCGCGGGCGCGACGGCATCGTCCTGCGCGGGCAGGCGCTGGATCGACAGCGGCAGGAAATGGCGAAGTCGCAGCGGCACGACGGGCATCGGCGATGTGGAGGGGGATGCTACGTGATCGGGCTCAAGCTACCCCGGCAACGATTCAATGCCTGTGACGGCCGCGCGGCGCCGCCGCGACGATGCGCTGTCGGTTCAGCGAGCCGGTCCCCGGCGACGGCTCAACCGCGCCGATCCAGCCAGACTTCCAGGCCCTGGGCATTGAGCTCGATGTCGACCGCCAGCACCTCCTGCATCTGCGCCGGGCTCAGCGCGCTGCCGTGCGCTCGCGCGCGCGCCAGGAAGTAATCGGACAGCGCCGCGACCAGGTGCGCGTGCCGAGCGTCGCCGGCCGCCGGCGCGGCGCGCGCGAGCCGCACCATCGCGTCGATCTGCTCGATCAGTTCGGCGCCGAGCCGCTGCACGTCGCCGACCCGGCCGTAATGGGTCAGGTACATCGCCTCGGGATCGCGCGCCAGCAAGGTACGGATCGAGGCCTTGAGCGGCTCGGGTTCGAATTGCACCGGCGAACTGGTCGGCAGCACGAACGGGCCGCGCGGCGTGTCGAATTCGCGATACGACAGGCCGAAGGTGTCGCCGGTGAACCAGGCGCGGCTGCGCTGATCCCACACGCACAGGTGATGGCGCGCATGCCCGGGCGTGTCCACGCACAGCAGCGGCCGTCCGGCCAGATCGACGACGTGGCCGTCCTTGGCGACGACCACGCGCTCGGCCGGAATCGGCACGATCTCGCCGTAACTGCGGGCGATTTCCTCGGCGCCGTAGACCGCGGTGGCACCGGCCACCAATACCGAAGGATCGATCATGTGCGGCGCGCCGCGCGGATGCACGACCGCGCGCGCATTCGGCAGCCGCCGCATCAGCGCGCCGGCGCCGCCGGCGTGATCGAGATGCACGTGGGTGAGGATCAGCCAGTCGACCTCGGCCGGGGTCAGGCCTTGCCGCGCGAGCGCATCGAGCAGGGCCGGGATCGAATGCTGGGTGCCGCAATCGACGAAGGCGGCGCGGCCGTTCTCGACGAGCAGATAGGCCGCGTCGAACACCGGGCGATGAAAGCCGGTGTCGACGGTGACGATGCCGTGTTCGCAGGCCGCGTTCGTGCTCGGATCGGAAGCTGGGGTCATGGCGAAGAATCGGGCTGTGACTGGCTTGCAGTCTATGCCGTCATGGCTGGTCGCCGCGATGCGGCTTTGGTCGGCATCGTTTCGCGGATTCGCCGGCGGATTCGCCCGTTCTCACTGACGATGATCGACCCCCCCGCGCAACCACCGCCAACGCACCGCGCAGGCGATCGCCAGCACCAGCAGGAACACGCCATAGCCCAGCGAGGTGGCGAGAATCTGCGGCCACATCGCGCCGTGGCCGCGTCCGGCATGCAGGTGCGCCCAATGCACGGTGAGCACGAACGCGCACACCGACACCGCCAGCGACACCGCATCGAACAACTTGCGCGCCGGGTTGCGCGGCCGGCGCGGATACAGCCAGAACAAGGCGCCGAGGATCGCGAACCACGGCAGGAACAGGATCAGCGCCAGATTGAGTTCGACGAAGCGACTCACGACTGGGCCGACTCCTTGGCCGCGCGCGCGTCGGCCTCGGCCTGCGCGATCGCCGCCAGCGCCGCGGCGATCGCCGCGTGTCGCGAGGCTTCGACCGGCTCGGACGCGGCCAACACCGCGTCCAGCTCGCCGCGACCGGCCTTGACCGCGCCGATCAGCTGGCCCACGTCCTTGGGCGAGGCGAAACCGCGGCTCTGCAGCAACACCTGTTCGCCATCGGCAAGCTTGAAATAGAACTGCCCATCGGCTTCGCGATACTGCTTGAACACCGGCACCGAAGCCGTTTTCGCATCGGCATCGGCGGATGCCGATGCGGCCGGCACCTGCGACAGATCGCGCAGACCCACCGCCGCGCGCAGGCGCTTCATGGTCGAATGCGCGTAACGCTCGCGCACCCGGCGCGCGCCGTCGATCAATATTTCCTCGATCTTGTGCGGCTGCGCGATCAGCGTTTCGTACTTCTCGCGCAGCGGAGAAATTTCCGCGTCGATGCGTTCGAACAAGGCCTGCTTGGCCTGGCCCCAGGCGATGCCGCCGGCGAATGCGCGCCGCATCGCTTCGGTTTCCTCGACGCTGGCGAACGCCTGGTAGATCTGAAACAGCGCCGAACCTTCGGTGTCCTTGGGTTCGCCGGGCGCGCGCGAATCGGTGACGATCGAATAGATCAGCTTCTTCAACTGCTCGCGCGGCGCGAACAGTGGAATGGTGTTGTCGTAGCTCTTGCTCATCTTGCGGCCGTCCAGGCCCGGCAGGGTCGCCACGCTTTCTTCGATCAGCGCTTCGGGCAGCACGAAATGCTCGCCGTACAGATGATTGAAGCGCTGGGCGAAATCGCGCGCCATCTCGATGTGCTGGACCTGATCGCGGCCGACCGGAACCTTGTGCGCGTTGAACACCAGGATGTCGGCCGACATCAGCACCGGGTACATGAAGAGGCCGGCATTGATCGCCGCGTCGTCATCCTCGCCCTCGGCGCGGTTCTTGTCGACCGCGGCCTTGTAGGCATGCGCGCGGTTGAGGATGCCCTTGCCGGCGACGCAGGTCAGGAACCAGCTCAGCTCCGGAATCTCGACGATTTCGCTCTGCCGGTAGAACCACACCTTGTCCGGGTCCAGGCCGCAGGCCAGCCACGCCGCGGCGATCTCCAGGGTCGAGCGCTGCACGCGCTCGGGCTCGGTGACCTTGATCAGCGCATGCAGGTCGGCGAGGAAATAGAAGCTCTCCACCTCCGGCGTGAGGCTGGCGGCGACCGCCGGGCGGATCGCGCCGACGTAATTGCCGAGGTGAGGAGTGCCGGAGGTGGTGATGCCGGTCAGGACGCGGGTCTGGGTCATGGTGAATCGCGGGTGGATCGTGGTCGGCCAGTGTACCCGCTGGCCGCCGCGGCCGACCCGGCGGGAGGGGCCGTCCGCCTGAGCGGCAGCTGAGCGCCGTCGGCCGGCGAACTCGCGCGATCGGGCCTGTGATCGCAGCCACAACCCCGTTTCGATCGGGCGGGCGTTTGCAGGATCGAGCCCCTCATCGACCACCAGGAGACCCGCCATGTTCCGCTCGCTAGTCCTGCTCGCCGGCGCCGCGTTGACCGCAAGCGCCTGCACCCCGAGCTACGCCCGCCCGCTGGTCGATGTCGCCGTGGTCGACCGCGACAACGGCGACTGGCTGCCGAGCTGGCCCCATCGCGGCCAGCAATGGATCGCCGGCACCCCGGGCCACCGCTATTCGGTGCGCCTGACCAACACCACCGGCCAGCGCGTGCTGGTGGTGCTGTCGGTCGACGGCGTCAACGCGGTCAGCGGTCAGACCGCCAACCCGTCGCAGGCCGGTTATGTGCTCGATGCCTGGCAATCCACCGAGATCAATGGCTGGCGCAAGTCGCTCGACGACGTGGCCCAGTTCGTGTTCACCGACCTGCCCGACAGCTACGCCGCGCGCACCGGCCGGCCCGACAACGTCGGCGTGATCGGCGTGGCGGTGTTCGAGGAGCGAACCTATCGCGAACCGCCGCGTCCGTATCCGTATCCCTACCCGTATCCGCCGATGGCGCGCGAAGGCGAAGCGGCCAAGGCCGAGCGTCGCGCCTCGGGCAATGCCGCGCCCGCGCCGGCGGCGAGCGAGATGAGCCGCGAATCGGCCGCCGCCGATGCGGCCGCGCAATCGATCGGCACCGGTCACGGCTCGCGCGAATGGTCGCCGGTGTCGCAGACCCAGTTCGTGCGCGCCTCGCGTTCGCCGGCGCAGATCCTGCAGTTGCGCTACGACGACTACGGCAGTCTGGTCGCGCGCGGCGTGGTGCCGCGCTATCGCGATCCGTACTACCGCAATCGCAACGAGCCCAACGCGTTTCCCAGCGGCTTCGTCGCCGATCCGCCGTCGCGTCGGTGGTGAGTCGCGAATCGTCTCGCGTCCTGCTTCGATCAGTCGAATGCACACGTAATAAAAACGGGCCGGATTCGCATCCGGCCCGCTTCTCCTCGTACCTCGCATCGGCGACTGTCCACAACCGCGCCGATGCGATTAGCGCGCGGCGCGATCAGCAGGTTTGATCGGCGCCGCTTGTTGCATCGATCAAACGCGTTGCGTCAGTTCAAGGTCTTGCCGAACTCGCGCACTTCCTTCTCGGCACGATCTTTTTCCCAGCCATAGCGTTCCTGCAGCTTGCCGGCCAGGTATTCGGAGTTGCCTTCGGCGACATCGAATACGTCGTCGGTCAG
This genomic interval carries:
- a CDS encoding GGDEF domain-containing protein, with amino-acid sequence MPLRLRHFLPLSIQRLPAQDDAVAPAADSAPPPRDDGPDDGRQSALESYGLLDSVPESAYDDLVRLAATLCGTHGAAIALIDRDRVWFKARHGVDAAELPRSHSICNQLIGQVRPDELLLIGDVAQDPRFAALGLSLQGGHALRFYAGAALMSPDGHPLGTLCVLDTQPRALSPAQADGLAALARQIQHLFELRRYAIEQRRLLSEREAFAQQLESAQADLQRRHDLLQHSASHDALTGLLNRSALAQLQDSPDAMQRLGRAAYTLMVIDVDHFKQVNDRHGHLLGDRALRAVADAVAASIREDDIAVRYGGEEFLVVLPGTRLATASEIGERIRQRVARSSLPFALTVSIGVAGGEPGRDAPEQVFDRADQALYRAKASGRDRLVVDDS
- a CDS encoding MBL fold metallo-hydrolase encodes the protein MTPASDPSTNAACEHGIVTVDTGFHRPVFDAAYLLVENGRAAFVDCGTQHSIPALLDALARQGLTPAEVDWLILTHVHLDHAGGAGALMRRLPNARAVVHPRGAPHMIDPSVLVAGATAVYGAEEIARSYGEIVPIPAERVVVAKDGHVVDLAGRPLLCVDTPGHARHHLCVWDQRSRAWFTGDTFGLSYREFDTPRGPFVLPTSSPVQFEPEPLKASIRTLLARDPEAMYLTHYGRVGDVQRLGAELIEQIDAMVRLARAAPAAGDARHAHLVAALSDYFLARARAHGSALSPAQMQEVLAVDIELNAQGLEVWLDRRG
- a CDS encoding tryptophan--tRNA ligase; its protein translation is MAGLLVVDEGLDPANARPIETGLWLRSQARSREFAGRRRSAAAQADGPSRRVGRGGQRVHWPTTIHPRFTMTQTRVLTGITTSGTPHLGNYVGAIRPAVAASLTPEVESFYFLADLHALIKVTEPERVQRSTLEIAAAWLACGLDPDKVWFYRQSEIVEIPELSWFLTCVAGKGILNRAHAYKAAVDKNRAEGEDDDAAINAGLFMYPVLMSADILVFNAHKVPVGRDQVQHIEMARDFAQRFNHLYGEHFVLPEALIEESVATLPGLDGRKMSKSYDNTIPLFAPREQLKKLIYSIVTDSRAPGEPKDTEGSALFQIYQAFASVEETEAMRRAFAGGIAWGQAKQALFERIDAEISPLREKYETLIAQPHKIEEILIDGARRVRERYAHSTMKRLRAAVGLRDLSQVPAASASADADAKTASVPVFKQYREADGQFYFKLADGEQVLLQSRGFASPKDVGQLIGAVKAGRGELDAVLAASEPVEASRHAAIAAALAAIAQAEADARAAKESAQS
- a CDS encoding CsbD family protein yields the protein MNKDIIAGKWTQIKGKAKAKWGDLTDDVFDVAEGNSEYLAGKLQERYGWEKDRAEKEVREFGKTLN